The DNA sequence CGTAATAATTCATTGTCGCGATGCATGAAGTGATTTAGTAAATGTTTTAAGAAAATATAAAAATAAAGGAATAAAAGGAATAGTACATTGTTATTCAGGTGATTTATCAGTAGCAAAAGAATTAGTACAAATGGGTTTCTATATATCATTTTCAGGAATTATCACATTTAAGAATGCTGTTGAAATAAGAGAAGTTGTTGATTGATGTCCTATTCAAAATTTACTTATTGAAACAGATTCTCCTTATTTATCGCCAGAACCATATAGGGGAAAATTGAATCGTCCGGAATATGTTGTCTTTGTAGCTAAAAAGATTGCTGAGATTAAAAAAATAACATTAGATCAATTAAGCTTGCAATTGATCGATAATGTTGCAAATATTTTAGGAATTTAATGAATCACCACTTTTTTAAAAAAAAATGAGGACAAAACTTTCTAAGAAATAATCACATTATAGAAAAAATTATTGATCAAATAGATAATGATTCTTATGTAATAGAGGTTGGTCCAGGAGATGGTGCACTAACGAAAAGAATACTTTCTAAAGTTAAAAAACTTGTGGCAATAGAAATCGATAGTGATTTAATTGAGAAATTAAATAATGAAATTAAAGATGAAAAATTTAAACTAATTAATTATGATGTAATGAAAATAGATTTTAATTCTTTTATTAATGAACATTTTCAAAGTGCAAAAAAAATTACATTAGTTTCGAATTTACCTTATAACATTAGTTCTCAAGTTTTATTTAAAATATATGAAAATTATGATTTATTTGATAAAGCTATATTAATGTTGCAAAAAGAAGTCGCTGACAAATTAAATGCTAACCCATCAGACGAAAATTATAGTAATATTACTGTTGCTACAAAAACTATTTGCAGTTATCAAGAAATTGCTTTTGTTGGAAGAAACAATTTTTTTCCAGTACCAAATGTCGACAGTAAAGTTTTTAAATTAACATTTAATAAAAATTTAGACGGGATAGATTTAAATAAATTTTTAAATTATTTAAAGAAAATTTTTTTGCATCGAAGAAAAACATTAAAAAATAATTTAAAAAACTTTCATATAAACGATGAAAAAATAGATAATTTGCTAAATATAAAAAAATTAAATAAAACTATTAGACCTGAAGAATTGAACGAAAAAAATCATCTTTCATTGTTTTTTTTATTAAATGATTTT is a window from the Mycoplasma sp. (ex Biomphalaria glabrata) genome containing:
- the rsmA gene encoding 16S rRNA (adenine(1518)-N(6)/adenine(1519)-N(6))-dimethyltransferase RsmA; translation: MNHHFFKKKWGQNFLRNNHIIEKIIDQIDNDSYVIEVGPGDGALTKRILSKVKKLVAIEIDSDLIEKLNNEIKDEKFKLINYDVMKIDFNSFINEHFQSAKKITLVSNLPYNISSQVLFKIYENYDLFDKAILMLQKEVADKLNANPSDENYSNITVATKTICSYQEIAFVGRNNFFPVPNVDSKVFKLTFNKNLDGIDLNKFLNYLKKIFLHRRKTLKNNLKNFHINDEKIDNLLNIKKLNKTIRPEELNEKNHLSLFFLLNDFNLIKSNAKITLALSVGKKINDYHEILGIYYPIFNLYDEIFIKESNTNKVNFYPSQIYNSTIDKILKKNLTEKKYEIFVIKNIPLGSGMAGGSSNAWFFLDYINNKNSLNLSKNEIENILKPISTDSLFFINNSLSLVSGNGEILEEIDTKLKLDVELFFSEINSSTKKVYEEFDRITNDPKINNDKINLIVNSLKNDDLKNVKNHLFNDLSLAFKNLYNLNINWKDKKLTGSGSTLFVVK